TCACTCTATCAGGTGGAATAGCACAGGGAGCCGGGGCAGACGGCGGTGGCGGAGGCGGTGGATTCGGTGGAGCGATCTTCAATCAAGGGAATGTGACCGTAACAAATACGACACTAACATCGAATGCTGCTGTTGGAGGTAATTCAACCCCCTTTTACAACGGGGGATACGGCGGCGGCGCACAATACGCTTTCACCGATTACATTTACTCTGGCAGTACTTATCTCGGATATCAGAACTACTACAACGGCACGTCGGGTGGCGGAGGCTACTATGGCGAGAACGGAGGTGGGATCAACGGAGGACAGGGTGGTTACCCGGGTTCTGGGGGAAATAGCGGAGGATTCGGTGGGGGTGGAGGACAAGGTGGGGGTGGAAGTGGGGGATACGGCACGAGTTACAGTTATGGATATTATGGCCCTTCTGGTTCTGTTGGCTATTCCGGTACCAGCGGCGGCAATGGTGGACAAGGCGGTTTCGGTGGTGGTGGTGGTGGTGGTGGTGAGGGTGGGTTTGGGGGATACGGATATTATGGTGACGGTTCAAATGGTGCAAATGGAGTCGGGGGGGCTGGCGGTTTTGGTGGCGGGCAAGCGAATCAACCCGACACCGGCATCGGCGGTGGCGGCGCGGGCATGGGCGGCGCGATATTCAATGAAGATGGAACCGTTACCGTCTCCAATAGCACCCTCTACGGCAATTCCGCCCAGGGAGGGACGGGAGCGACTTCTGGTCAAGGCTTGGGGGGAGCCATATTCAATCGCGACGGCACCCTCAATCTGTTGAATGACACCCTGACGGCCAACACGGCCGATGCGGGGCGTGGGGTTTACACACTCGGGGATGGTGGTACGGCATCGGCCGTGTTGAATAATACTGTGATTGGTCAATCAGATACGGCTACAAGCGATTTCGTCTCGACAGTGAACAACGGCGGCTTTTCGTCTTCATCTGGAACTAACAACCTCATTCGTACGGCAACGAGCTTTTCGGGCAGCGTTGTTTCAACTGCCGACCCGCTCCTTGCAAACCCGGGAAATAACGGGGGGCCGACCGCTACCGTTGCCTTGCAATCCGGAAGTCCCGCGATCGACGCGGGGAACAATGCGGCGGCATCCGGGCTCAGCACCGATCAACGCGGCGTCGGTTATCCACGCCTTCTCGGCGCCCATGTGGATATCGGTGCTTACGAATCGCCGCCGTTAGTCAACGGCTACAACGCTTCTAGCGACCCCAGTATCACCGCTTACACTTTGCTGGTGAGCGGCGGGTTGCTCGAACTCGTTCAATCCTCGAACCACTCGCACATTCTCGCAGAACAAGCGACTGGTAACCCGGCAACGATTACCGGATCAAACAGCAACGACGTTCTGACGGTGGATTTCAGCGGAGGCAACCCGTTAGCCGGTGGCGTGACCTTCAACGCCGGCGCGAGCAACAACGGCACGATCGACATTACCGGTGAGACGGCCACGACCGAAACCTATTCCTTCACGAACGCGCATAGTGGTTCGGTGAACATCGACGGTTCGACGATCAACTATAGCGGGCTGGCGCCGATCGTCGACAACGGTAGCGCGTCGAACCGGATCTTCACTTACACAGGTTCGGGCGGCACGATCACGTTGGCGGCGGCGACCGCCGGCAACGACACCATTTCCGCCAACACCGGCGAAACGGTCACCTTCGCCAACCCGTCTGCGACGCTGGAAGTCGACGCCAATTCCGGCGCGAACAGTATCACGGTTAACCAGCTCGACAGCGGCTTCAACGCCGGCCTGACACTCAACGCCACCGGTTCTACCTCCAGCACAATTGTGCTGAACACGAGTACGGCGGCCGCGGTCGCTGTGAATTCCGGCGGTAGCGTCGGGGTTACGACCGCCCTGAACGTTGGGGCCAACGCGCTATCCCTTACCGCCGGAACGAGCATCAGCCAGACCGCGGCTATTACCGGCGGATCGCTGACAACCTCTTCGTCGACGGGAACTAACCTCGGTACGTCAACCAACGCCGTTACAAGTTTTAACGCCACCAATACCACCAGCGGCAACATCAGTCTGACGAACACGGCAGCCTCGCTGACAATCGCCGGGATCACCGAGGCCGGGGGCGGGAGCGTGACGGTGACCAACACCGGCGGGATCACCGTCAGCGGCGCGATTTCGGCCGCCACGACCGGCGCGGTCAGCCTGACCACTAGCAGCGGCCTGTTGTTCAACCCGGCGAGCAGCCTGACGACCGCCGGCGGCAACATTACCCTCCTGGCGAATTCGGCCGGCACGGCGACTGGCAACTTCATCGGGATTGAGGTGAACGACGCCACCATCCAGGCCGGCGGGAGCGGCAGCGTGTCGCTGACGGGCAGCGGCGGCCTGACCGGCAGCGACAACTTCGGCGTCGAGATCCACAGTGGGGCGACTGTGGCGGCGACGGGGACCGGGACCGTCAGCGTGGCGGGGCACGGCGGCGCGGGCACTGTGACCAACGACGGCGTGATCGCGTCGGGCGCGGGCACGCAGGTGAAATCGGCGGCGGGGGCCATCACCGTCAGCGGCACAGCCGGCCCCACGGGGGTGGCCATCACCCTCAGCGGCGGGGCCAGCATCTCCACCCCGGGTAACGTCAGCCTGACCGGGGATGGCGGGACCGGCTCCGGGGGGGCCACCGGCATCTTGGAGGCGGACACCTCGAGCTTCATCGACGCGGGCCTGTTGACCACGTCGTCCGATGAAGGCACGTCGCTGGTCGGCCCGAACGCGGTCGCGAGTTTTAACGCCACCAACACGACTGGCGGAGTCATCAGTCTGACGAACACGGCGGCCCCGCTGACAATCGCCGGGATCACCGAGGCCGGGGGCGGGAGCGTGACGGTGACCAACACCGGCGGGATCACCGTCAGCGGCGCGATTTCGGCCGCCACGACCGGCGCGGTCAGCCTGACGGCAGCCGACGTGAGTTCCACAGCGGCCGGTACCATCAACACCGGAGGCGGGTTGACGGTGACCAATACCGACGCCACAAGCACCCTCAACGGCGTCATCTCCGGGGCCGGTAGTCTGATCAAGGCCGGCACGGGCACGGTAACGCTGACCACGATCAACAGCTACGCCGGCGGCACTACCATCAACACCAACGGCGGCACCCTGGCGCTGGCCATGACCGGCGCGGTCAATTCCTTCCAGTCCGCCCTCGGGTCGGGGAACATCACGGTCAACACCGGCGGCACGCTCCTGGAGTCGTTGCCGAACCAGATCAGCGACAATGCCACCCTGACCCTCAACGGCGGTACCTGGAACGTCGGCAGCATCCCGCCCCCCGCCAGCCCCCCCAATACCGCCCTCGCGGGCAGCCGCGATTACATCGGCAATCTGATATTGGGCAACAACGCTCAGGTGATCGGCACCGGGTGGTTTATCGTCGGCGGGACCACGACCCCGAACCCTGTCACTCCTGGTACGATCACGGTTCTGAGCGGTGGCGGAACCATCTCCGCCCGGATCGTTCTGACTTCGCCGTTCGCCATCAACCACGGCAGCCGGACACAGGCGTTTAACGTGGCCTCAGGCGCGACCCTGAGCGTGACCGGTCCGATTGTCGACGACGACCTCACCGAGAGTTCGACGACTGCCACCGGCAGCATCAGCCTGACCGGCGGCGGCACCCTGATCCTGACCGGCGCGAACACGTACACCGGCACCACCACGATCAGCGCCGGCGTCCTTCAGGTCGGCAACGTGGGTACGAGCGGGAATCTCGGGTCCGGCGTTGTCACCGACAACGCGAATTTGACCTACGACCTGACGTCACCCGTCACCGCTCCCGCCGGCATCACGGGCTCCGGTTCGCTCACCCAGGCCGGGACCGGAACCCTGACCATCGCCGGCGCCGAAAGTTACAACGGAGCCACGACGGTCACCTCCGGGACGTTGCTCATCAACGGTTCGGTCGCAGGCAACGCAGTTGCCACCAGTCCCGGCGTGCTCGGCGGGACCGGGACGATCGGCGGCAGCCTGACCGGGACCGGAACCATTTCTCCCGGCAGCCTCCCCGGCAACCACGCCGGCATACTGAAGGTCACCGGCAACTTCACCCCGACCGGGACCGTCCAGTTAGACGTGAATTCGCCATACAATACGGCCGGCACGGACTACGACCAAATCATTGTCGGCGGAACCGTGAACCTCAGCGGGGCGACCCTCAACATCCAGGGCGGGACGGCCGCGGAGACCCCGCTCCAGGTGCTCACGCTGGTCAAGAACAACGGCAGCGGGTCGACCGTCGCGAGCGCCAACCCGGCCGACGGCAGCACCGTCACGCTCGGGTCGGCGACGTTCAAGCTGTTCTACAACGGCGGGGCCGGGCACGACGTCGTCCTGGTCGGGTACGTCGCCCCCACGACCGTCTACACGAACCCCGCGTGGGCGACGTACACGAACGGGACCCTGATCCCCGACGCCGATTCGATCCACGCCGGTAACCAACCGGGCGTGTACGGCGTCAACGCCTTCGCCACCATTTCCGCGGGCGTGGCCGCGGTCGCGTCCGGCGGGACGGTGATCGCCAACGCCGGCCTGTACCACGAGAACGTGGTGATCAACAAGCCGCTAACCCTCACCGGGGCGAACACCGGGGTGAGCGGGTCGAGCGGGAGCCGGACAACCGAGACCGAGGTGCTGACCAACGGGAACCAGAACGCCATCATTCAGGTGACGGCCAGCAACGTCACCATCGACGGCGTCTACCTCGAGGGCAACGACCCGGCCGTCACCGGCAACACCCTGGCCAGCGGGGTCGACGAGAACGCCAACTACGGGGTCCTGCTCGGGACCGGGGCCGCGTCGCCGACCGCCCCGGCGGCCGTGACCATCGAGAACACGGTCGTCAAGGACGTGTTCATCGGCGTCCGCGGGGACGGCCCCGCGAGCGGCACCCCGGTCGCCGGCAGCCTGATCACGAACGACTGGTTCGACAGCATCGGGAACTACGACTTCGGGTACGCCGTCTCCCTGCGGTCCAACTTCTACGCGGACGTGACGAACAACCTGATGACCCGCGTGTGGACCGGCGTCCACCTGAGCAACTTCTCCCTGGCCGGCGGCCCGGCCACCTGGTCGGTGGCCGGGAACACGATCCAGAGCTACGCGGCCGGCGTGTGGTACAACCTCCAATACCAAGGGGCCACCGGCCTGACCCTCAACAACAACCAGATCAGCGCGGCGACCGGGGCCGTCCCGAACAACTTCGGGGTGTTGATGTCTTCGGTCCAGGACACGGTCAACCCGACGGTCACGAACAACACGATCACCGGGACCGACTACGGCGTCGTCTTGTTCAACGCCTCGACCACGAACACGGTCACCCTCGGGTCGACCAACACGGTGACCGGGACCAAGGTGGCCGGGGTCTATCTGACCGACGACCTGAGCTTCGACCCGATCGGGACCACGACCTTCGGCACCACGTCCGCGGCGACCGGCGTCGTCGTGAGCGGGCTGCCGATCAGCCCCGCGTCGGGCGTCGGCATCGAGATCGACGCGACCGCGAACTCGCCGACGACCCTGACCGTGACCGGCTCCCCGGCGATCACCGGCGGCACGACCGGGCTGCTCCTGACCGGGGCCGACGCGGCCGTCACCGGGAACACCCTCGGCACCCTGTCGTTCACCGGCGTCACGGGCAACGACATCACGCTGGCGAACGGCGCCTTGGCCGGCCAGACGCTGAACGCGACCGGCGTGTCGTTCGACGGCAACACCGGGGCGACGGCGACGCTCGCCCAGGCCTACGCGATCGAAGACAAGATCGCCGACCTGATCGACACCCCCGGCCTCGGATTCGTCCGCATCAAGGCGGCGACCGTCTTCGTCACCCCGTTGAGTGAGGCGACGACCACCGGGGCCGTTCAGCGGGCGGTCACCGTCGCGTCGGCCAACGACATCGTCAACGTCGAAGCCGGCCTGTACCACGAGAACGTGGTGATCAACAAGCCGCTGACCCTCACCGGGGCGAACACCGGGGTGAGCGGGGCCGGAACCCGGGGTGCCGAAACGGAACTGCTGACCAACGGGAACCAGAACGCCATCATCCAGGTGACGGCCAGCAACGTCACCATCGACGGCGTCTACCTCGAGGGCAACGACCCGGCCGTCACCGGCACCCCCCTGGCCAGCGGGGTCGATACGAACGCCAACTACGGGGTCCTGCTCGGGACCGGGGCCGCGTCGCCGACCGCCCCGGCGGCCGTGACCGTCGAGAACACGGTCGTCAAGGACGTGTTCATCGGCGTCCGCGGGGACGGCCCCGCGAGCGGCACCCCGGTCGCCGGCAGCCTGATCACGAACGACTGGTTCGACAGCATCGGGAACTACGACTTCGGGTACGCCGTCTCCCTGCGGTCCAACTTCTACGCGGACGTGACGAACAACCTGATGACCCGCGTGTGGACCGGCGTCCACCTGAGCAACTTCTCCCTGGCCGGCGGCCCGGCCACCTGGTCGGTGGCCGGGAACTCGATCAGCAGTTACGCGGCCGGCGTGTGGTACAACCTCCAGTACCAAGGGGCCACCGGCCTGACCCTCAACAACAACCAGATCAGCGCCGCGACCGGGGCCGTCCCGAACAACTTCGGCGTGCTGATGGCCACGGTCCAGAACGCGGTCAACCCGACGGTCACGAACAACACGATCACCAGGACCGACTACGGGGTCGTCCTGTTCAACACCTCGACGTCCAACACGGTGACTCTGGGGTCGACCAACACGGTGACCGGGACGAAGGTGGCCGGGGTCTACCTGACCGACGACCTGAGCTTCGACCCGATCGGGACCACGACCTTCGGCACCACGTCCGCGGCGACCGGCGTCATCGTGAGCGGGCTGCCGATCAGCCCCGCGTCGGGCGTCGGCATCGAGATCGACGCGAGCGGGGGAACGCCGGAGACCCTGACGGTGGCCGGTTCACCGGCGATCACCGGCGGCACGACCGGGTTGCTCCTGAGCGGGGCCGACGCGGCTGTGACCGGGAACACCCTCGGCACCTTGTCGTTCACCGGCGTCACGGGCAACGACATCACGCTGGCGGCCGGCGCCCTGGTCGGCCAGACACTGAACGCGACCGGCGTCACCTTCGATGGCGTGGTCGGGTCCACCGCCACGCCCGCCCAAGGCTATGCGATCGAGGACAAGATCACGGACGCGATCGACGACCCGTCGCTCGGGTTCGTCCGGATCAAGGCCGGGAGCGTGTTCGTCACCCCGAACAGCTTCTCGCCGCCGGCGACAACGACCCCGAGCATCAACCGCGGCCTGGCCGTGGCCTTGCCCGGTGACACGGTGGACGTCGAAGGCGGGACGTACCCCGAGGCGGTGTCCGTCGCGGTCCCGGTGACCCTCGTGGCCACCACCCCGGTAACCGCGAACAGCGTGTCGACCTCCGCCGCCGTGAGTCTGAGCGGGTCGTTCACCGCGACCGCAGCGGCCGGGTTCTCGTTCGGATCGCCCGTCTCTCTGGCCGGCGACACCAGCCTGACGGCGAGCGCAGGCTCGGTCGGGTTCACGTCGACCGTCGACGGGGCGCACGGGCTGACCGTGAGCGCGACCGGGAACACCTCGTTCGGCGGGCCGGTCGGCGGCGGCACGCCGCTGACCTCCCTGAGCGTCACGTCCGGGACACTGACCGCCGGGGCCATCGCGACCACCGGCGGGGTGACGATTTCCGACAGCGGGGCCGGCAGCGTCACCGGCCCGATCACCGGCGGCCCGGGGGCCACACTCGTCCAGAGCGGGGCCGGCACCCTGACTCTGGCCGGAAATAGCACCTACGGCGGCAGCACCACGGTGACCAACGGCACCCTGCTGGTGAACGGCAACAATGCTGCCGCGACCGGGGCCGTGGCCGTCAACGGCGG
The Fimbriiglobus ruber genome window above contains:
- a CDS encoding choice-of-anchor Q domain-containing protein, which translates into the protein MNNGGFSSSSGTNNLIRTATSFSGSVVSTADPLLANPGNNGGPTATVALQSGSPAIDAGNNAAASGLSTDQRGVGYPRLLGAHVDIGAYESPPLVNGYNASSDPSITAYTLLVSGGLLELVQSSNHSHILAEQATGNPATITGSNSNDVLTVDFSGGNPLAGGVTFNAGASNNGTIDITGETATTETYSFTNAHSGSVNIDGSTINYSGLAPIVDNGSASNRIFTYTGSGGTITLAAATAGNDTISANTGETVTFANPSATLEVDANSGANSITVNQLDSGFNAGLTLNATGSTSSTIVLNTSTAAAVAVNSGGSVGVTTALNVGANALSLTAGTSISQTAAITGGSLTTSSSTGTNLGTSTNAVTSFNATNTTSGNISLTNTAASLTIAGITEAGGGSVTVTNTGGITVSGAISAATTGAVSLTTSSGLLFNPASSLTTAGGNITLLANSAGTATGNFIGIEVNDATIQAGGSGSVSLTGSGGLTGSDNFGVEIHSGATVAATGTGTVSVAGHGGAGTVTNDGVIASGAGTQVKSAAGAITVSGTAGPTGVAITLSGGASISTPGNVSLTGDGGTGSGGATGILEADTSSFIDAGLLTTSSDEGTSLVGPNAVASFNATNTTGGVISLTNTAAPLTIAGITEAGGGSVTVTNTGGITVSGAISAATTGAVSLTAADVSSTAAGTINTGGGLTVTNTDATSTLNGVISGAGSLIKAGTGTVTLTTINSYAGGTTINTNGGTLALAMTGAVNSFQSALGSGNITVNTGGTLLESLPNQISDNATLTLNGGTWNVGSIPPPASPPNTALAGSRDYIGNLILGNNAQVIGTGWFIVGGTTTPNPVTPGTITVLSGGGTISARIVLTSPFAINHGSRTQAFNVASGATLSVTGPIVDDDLTESSTTATGSISLTGGGTLILTGANTYTGTTTISAGVLQVGNVGTSGNLGSGVVTDNANLTYDLTSPVTAPAGITGSGSLTQAGTGTLTIAGAESYNGATTVTSGTLLINGSVAGNAVATSPGVLGGTGTIGGSLTGTGTISPGSLPGNHAGILKVTGNFTPTGTVQLDVNSPYNTAGTDYDQIIVGGTVNLSGATLNIQGGTAAETPLQVLTLVKNNGSGSTVASANPADGSTVTLGSATFKLFYNGGAGHDVVLVGYVAPTTVYTNPAWATYTNGTLIPDADSIHAGNQPGVYGVNAFATISAGVAAVASGGTVIANAGLYHENVVINKPLTLTGANTGVSGSSGSRTTETEVLTNGNQNAIIQVTASNVTIDGVYLEGNDPAVTGNTLASGVDENANYGVLLGTGAASPTAPAAVTIENTVVKDVFIGVRGDGPASGTPVAGSLITNDWFDSIGNYDFGYAVSLRSNFYADVTNNLMTRVWTGVHLSNFSLAGGPATWSVAGNTIQSYAAGVWYNLQYQGATGLTLNNNQISAATGAVPNNFGVLMSSVQDTVNPTVTNNTITGTDYGVVLFNASTTNTVTLGSTNTVTGTKVAGVYLTDDLSFDPIGTTTFGTTSAATGVVVSGLPISPASGVGIEIDATANSPTTLTVTGSPAITGGTTGLLLTGADAAVTGNTLGTLSFTGVTGNDITLANGALAGQTLNATGVSFDGNTGATATLAQAYAIEDKIADLIDTPGLGFVRIKAATVFVTPLSEATTTGAVQRAVTVASANDIVNVEAGLYHENVVINKPLTLTGANTGVSGAGTRGAETELLTNGNQNAIIQVTASNVTIDGVYLEGNDPAVTGTPLASGVDTNANYGVLLGTGAASPTAPAAVTVENTVVKDVFIGVRGDGPASGTPVAGSLITNDWFDSIGNYDFGYAVSLRSNFYADVTNNLMTRVWTGVHLSNFSLAGGPATWSVAGNSISSYAAGVWYNLQYQGATGLTLNNNQISAATGAVPNNFGVLMATVQNAVNPTVTNNTITRTDYGVVLFNTSTSNTVTLGSTNTVTGTKVAGVYLTDDLSFDPIGTTTFGTTSAATGVIVSGLPISPASGVGIEIDASGGTPETLTVAGSPAITGGTTGLLLSGADAAVTGNTLGTLSFTGVTGNDITLAAGALVGQTLNATGVTFDGVVGSTATPAQGYAIEDKITDAIDDPSLGFVRIKAGSVFVTPNSFSPPATTTPSINRGLAVALPGDTVDVEGGTYPEAVSVAVPVTLVATTPVTANSVSTSAAVSLSGSFTATAAAGFSFGSPVSLAGDTSLTASAGSVGFTSTVDGAHGLTVSATGNTSFGGPVGGGTPLTSLSVTSGTLTAGAIATTGGVTISDSGAGSVTGPITGGPGATLVQSGAGTLTLAGNSTYGGSTTVTNGTLLVNGNNAAATGAVAVNGGVLGGTGTLGGAVTVNAGGTITGGTLGGVGTLTVASLTMNGGTYAADFSGNTSDTIATAGAIKLANATPGTFAVNSQAGAAAANNVFTLIQNTGTGAIASPPLTGAPENGTATIDGAAGYYSYSGGNGQSFTFTANGGPTFTLPTAGNYTLERVTTGGIDDIELLQGATVLDSRPTASITGPITVVDASAGPDTLTIDYTASGGYFQKDVVFNGSGNDTLDVTGGTFGTIVYTYTGTNTGTIQNYQNPASVNLLNTITFSGLAPIMNTGTAADMVFNLPAGSAATLSTPGAGMNQLASSPVTFEQTDFTDPTGSLTVNAAAAGDTVTVNGVDTGFGAAVFVTADSNITVNGLSNTAGTGGVTLTSNNGALTVQGTGIVTAGTVTVTAPGLVTVEGSGITNTAGTGNVSVTSTSAGVTVTGGIASKGKVTVTAAGSTSILGISNAGGTGNVTVTTTAGTLLVDDGGITTAGAATLIAPGLVTVQGNAINATAGTGNVTVTSTGAGVTINGSLAVTAKGKVTVLAAGAIDIDGAGINNTAGTANVLVTSTGAGVTVQGPGGISSKGTVTVLADGNTDISGGINNSTGTGPVSVTTFAGTITVEGSGIVTDGSALVTAPGAVTVQGATGINNSGGTGLVTVTSLGAGVTVTGGGILSKGLVTVLATGGDVSISGSGIDNSAGTKAVVVTASAGSVFVAGTGIHSGGTVAVIAAQNLAVTGPIASSGGAVTLNFGQNNAGGTAMLGSPVTGTTVNVNGGTGADTVTFTAMGTSNVTVDGKGLATATAGAVDQVIIDVGTTAGTPGTPGAGKVVLAATTSPEVYTVTINGTAGADTYDVNDTVDQLDHPIAGASGARMVNVNAVPVLDYSGANVLAALTTLNLAGAGGGDTYNVQFADGNTPTSALPATVAIQAGGGTDVANLFGTDAVDTFDVNFSNSQVVTGTTDGATTNVTYTANLPTLNVYAKDGSDTFYAHPDPNTAINLDGGSPVQPVSPGDTLILSVVGVSSSAVLSNIVIPNGNLMSVDKQISWVSIETIPVPLGLGGSFQFDVQGHPTQIAPGDAFIPVGGTSCRPPTRTGTGGTSR